One window of the Perca flavescens isolate YP-PL-M2 chromosome 5, PFLA_1.0, whole genome shotgun sequence genome contains the following:
- the agtpbp1 gene encoding cytosolic carboxypeptidase 1 isoform X3: MNKPKMATEKGVPSNSRVLMLLGQLERMNGEAMVRDVETARQITAKIFHLIQTQEKSGKEVMSKGSSGMEVILASLENTRDVQTTLNILYILSELLTVGRGRRVGVFVSKGGTGILFQILITAIKELPPSEELMLQLHSLLAKVGPKDRKFGVKARLSGALNVTVNLIKQNLQNTKLLLPCLQVLRVYSTNSVNAISLGKNGVVELMFKIVAPYSKKNTSLLKVALDALGALLKSKTNARRAVDGGHVPVLLALYQDWHRNDTRHRHMLIRKGLLVCLRNITNIKLGRKAFLDADGMRILYNSSTECLPVRTLDPLVNTSSLIMRKCFPKNRLPLPTIKSAFQYQLPHVPAVGPVAQLYSQPPGVDDVVDESDDNEETDADTENDTEEDEKDQRTANDDIETDLNKLHPRKNPGRPFEELRVYERFFLELSEDFQGYNFESSKSASTTSSSFSSSSASTRSTRPIVVPTAQALSPKLAPKSGSRADCNSTKGQHTLPSPSVPTPTPPAPLTPLELDTIHLTKDQDKKEEPRIPSPDTCTTLSSLARPPSQGQMIEQDLAHVLECVSLEEEGALNTGEGGGRGVKQEGSPVNATRHIQSPLLLGGIATRRVGGGGSNWGSDCGSEGAEDEGGEGAVLEVPDTALLLPLHDPDLYVEMVKGTHSVPQYAEVAYPDYFGHVAPTFREPLQERVYGVQRSKIFQDTERLIHPNDIVDKVVYDLDIPSCPVIEDDGESLKFNSQFESGNLRKAVQIRKYEYDLVLNSDINSNHYHQWFYFEVSGMRVGTTYRFNIINSEKSNSQFNYGMQVLMYSVQEAISGRPRWVRTGTDICYYKNHFARSSIAAGGQKGKSYYTMTFSTSFSHKDDVCYFAYHYPYTYSTLKMHLSKLEALRTPQIYLRQDVLCKTLGGNSCPLLTITAMPESNSNDHICQFRNRPLIFLSARVHPGETNASWVMKGTLEFLMSTSPLAASLREAYIFKIIPMLNPDGVVNGNHRCSLSGEDLNRQWQNPNPELHPTIYHTKSLLQYLAHIQRAPLVFCDYHGHSRKKNVFMYGCSVKETVWQSNISATSSDLQEDLGYRALPKILSQIAPAFSMASCSFVVERSKESTARVVVWREIGVQCSYTMESTLCGCDQGKYKGLQIGTRELEEMGAQFCVALLRLKRLTGLRNHQHLLDLESDIIGTQAKVVSSSPTTYVMEEDEPPFLEPIDYSAESNDEDAEPENEHAAEVQGNPDHLDQLSDSETNHRD; encoded by the exons AGAAGAGCGGGAAAGAGGTGATGTCCAAAGGCTCCAGTGGCATGGAGGTCATCCTGGCTTCACTGGAG AACACCAGGGATGTCCAGACCACTCTTAACATTTTGTACATTCTCAGTGAGCTGCTGACTGTGG GCAGAGGTCGCAGGGTGGGAGTATTTGTGTCTAAAGGAGGAACAGGAATATTATTCCAGATTCTGATCACTGCCATTAAAGAGTTGCCTCCCAGTGAAGAACTCATGCTTCAGCTTCACTCACTGCTCGCCAAGGTTGGCCCAAAAG ACCGAAAGTTTGGAGTGAAGGCGCGCTTGAGTGGAGCGCTGAACGTCACAGTCAACTTAATAAAACAGAACCTACAGAATACCAAACTGCTTCTGCCCTGCCTGCAGGTTCTCAGGGTTTACTCCACCAACT CGGTGAATGCTATTTCTTTGGGCAAGAACGGAGTGGTGGAGCTCATGTTCAAGATTGTCGCACCGTACAGCAAGAAGAACACCAGCCTGCTTAA GGTAGCTCTGGATGCACTGGGAGCACTGCTCAAATCCA AAACGAATGCTCGCCGTGCGGTGGACGGTGGACATGTGCCAGTCCTGCTGGCTCTGTACCAGGACTGGCATCGCAATGACACACGACATCGCCACATGCTGATTCGCAAAGGGCTGCTGGTCTGCCTCAGGAACATCACCAACATAAAGCTTGGCAGGAAAGCATTCCTAGACGCTGATGGCATGAGGATCCTCTACAACTCATCCACT GAGTGTCTCCCGGTGCGGACTCTGGATCCACTTGTCAACACTTCGAGTCTCATCATGAGGAAGTGTTTTCCTAAGAACCGTCTGCCTCTGCCCACCATCAAATCAGCCTTCCAATACCAGCTGCCACATGTACCTGCTGTAGGGCCTGTGGCGCAGCTGTACAGCCAGCCACCTGggg TGGACGATGTGGTGGATGAAAGTGATGATAACGAGGAGACAGACGCGGACACAGAGAATGATACTGAGGAGGACGAGAAGGATCAGCGCACTGCG AATGATGACATAGAGACGGACCTAAACAAACTACATCCCAGAAAGAACCCTGGTCGTCCGTTCGAGGAGTTGAGGGTCTATGAGAGGTTTTTCTTGGAGCTTTCTGAAGACTTCCAG GGTTATAACTTTGAATCCTCAAAGAGTGCCTCTACCACATCATCATCTTTCTCCTCATCATCAGCCTCGACTCGATCCACTCGGCCAATCGTAGTGCCCACAGCTCAAGCCCTGTCCCCAAAGCTCGCCCCCAAATCGGGCTCTCGGGCAGATTGTAACTCtaccaaaggacaacacacccTGCCGTCTCCTTCTGTGCCCACTCCTACTCCGCCTGCTCCTCTAACACCTCTAGAACTGGACACCATCCACCTCACCAAGGACCAAGACAAAAAAGAGGAGCCCCGGATTCCTTCCCCCGACACATGTACAACATTGTCCTCTCTCGCTAGGCCTCCTTCTCAAGGGCAGATGATAGAACAGGACCTAGCACATGTGTTGGAGTGTGTCTCTCTAGAAGAGGAGGGGGCTCTGAACacaggagaaggaggaggaaggggagtcAAACAAGAAGGATCTCCAGTCAATGCCACGAGGCACATACAGTCACCTCTGCTCTTGGGGGGCATCGCTACTCGTCGTGTGGGAGGAGGCGGAAGTAACTGGGGCTCAGATTGTGGCTCAGAGGGTGCTGAGGATGAGGGAGGGGAAGGAGCAGTCCTGGAGGTGCCAGACACAGCGCTGCTCCTCCCGCTGCATGACCCAGACCTTTATGTGGAAATGGTGAAGGGAACACACTCCGTACCCCAGTACGCTGAAGTGGCTTACCCAGACTACTTTGGCCATGTAGCCCCAACATTTAGGGAGCCCCTTCAGGAGAGAGTTTATGGTGTACAGAG GTCTAAAATATTCCAGGACACTGAGAGGTTGATTCATCCAAATGATATCGTGGATAAAGTAGTTTACGACCTGGACATTCCTAG TTGTCCTGTTATTGAAGATGATGGCGAATCACTGAAGTTTAACTCTCAGTTTGAGTCTGGCAACCTCAGGAAGGCAGTTCAGATTAGGAA ATACGAGTATGACCTTGTGCTGAATTCAGACATCAACAGTAATCACTACCACCAGTGGTTCTACTTTGAGGTGAGCGGCATGCGTGTTGGAACCACCTACCGCTTTAACATCATCAACTCTGAGAAGTCAAACAGCCAGTTCAACTATG gcaTGCAGGTGCTGATGTACTCTGTGCAGGAGGCGATCAGTGGCAGGCCTCGCTGGGTCAGAACAGGAACAGATATCTGTTACTACAA GAATCACTTTGCAAGAAGTTCCATTGCAGCTGGTGGTCAGAAAGGAAAGTCCTATTATACAATGACCTTCAGCACGAGCTTCAGCCATAAGGATGATGTCTGCTACTTTGCCTATCATTACCCTTATACCTACTCCACTCTTAAG ATGCACCTGTCCAAACTAGAGGCTTTGAGGACCCCTCAGATATACCTGAGACAGGACGTCCTGTGTAAAACTCTGGGGGGAAACAGCTGCCCCCTTCTCACCATCACTGCCATGCCAGAGTCCAACTCTAATGATCACATCTGTCAATTTA GGAATCGTCCATTGATCTTCCTGTCGGCCAGAGTGCACCCTGGAGAGACCAATGCCAGCTGGGTAATGAAGGGCACGCTGGAGTTCCTGATGAGCACCAGCCCACTGGCAGCCAGCCTGAGAGAGGCTTACATCTTCAAGATCATCCCCATGCTCAACCCTGATGGTGTTGTCAATGGAAA TCATCGTTGTTCTCTGAGTGGGGAAGATTTGAATCGCCAGTGGCAGAATCCAAATCCTGAGCTCCACCCCACCATCTACCACACTAAGAGCCTGCTGCAGTACCTTGCACACATACAAAGGGCGCCACTG gtgttttGCGACTACCACGGTCATTCCAGGAAAAAGAATGTATTCATGTATGGCTGCAGTGTGAAGGAGACAGTCTGGCAGTCCAATATCAGTGCTACGTCCAGTGACTTACAAGAGGACCTTGGATACAGg gCACTCCCTAAGATACTGTCCCAGATCGCCCCTGCCTTCAGCATGGCGAGCTGTAGTTTTGTTGTGGAGCGCTCCAAAGAGTCAACCGCCCGCGTTGTTGTATGGAGAGAGATAGGAGTACAATGCAGCTACACCATGGAGAGCACGCTCTGTGGTTGTGACCAGGGAAAATATAAG GGTCTTCAGATCGGCACCAGAGAGCTGGAGGAGATGGGAGCTCAGTTCTGTGTGGCCCTGCTGAGGCTGAAGAGGCTGACGGGGCTCCGCAATCACCAACACCTGCTGGATTTGGAGAGCGATATCATTGGGACACAGGCTAAAGTAGTCAG CAGCAGCCCCACCACCTATGTGATGGAGGAGGACGAGCCGCCCTTTCTGGAGCCGATAGACTACAGCGCAGAGAGCAACGATGAGGACGCCGAGCCTGAAAACGAGCATGCCGCTGAAGTCCAAGGGAATCCCGATCACCTCGATCAACTGTCGGACTCTGAGACCAATCACAGGGACTAA